In archaeon BMS3Bbin15, the following are encoded in one genomic region:
- the hypC gene encoding hydrogenase isoenzymes formation protein HypC translates to MCVAVPGMIKEIKGSFALVDYGGIRKEANIDFIEDASVGDYVIVHVGYAISKLSKDEAEKTLGLWNELLERLNR, encoded by the coding sequence ATGTGTGTAGCTGTACCGGGGATGATAAAAGAGATAAAAGGCAGCTTTGCCCTTGTTGATTATGGCGGGATTAGAAAGGAGGCAAATATTGACTTTATTGAAGATGCCTCTGTTGGAGACTATGTTATAGTGCATGTTGGCTATGCCATATCAAAACTGTCAAAAGATGAGGCTGAAAAGACTTTAGGGTTGTGGAATGAGCTTCTTGAGAGGTTGAACAGATGA